A section of the Triticum dicoccoides isolate Atlit2015 ecotype Zavitan chromosome 7A, WEW_v2.0, whole genome shotgun sequence genome encodes:
- the LOC119332810 gene encoding disease resistance protein RGA5-like: MLDINDCELIKSIPSDIVHLPRLSCLVLPNWTELPEGIENMKSLHSLRGLDMKSLKCFMGLSELFNLRELHMSIDTSLELPKIDALICFIEKLYNLEYLFISGNPAECEHSQQRSSSNPFEHIERLELQFWRLWRVPKWLCGLHSLRLLKLYVEETSTQDVHLLGKLPSLVHLEFRACEIPDERAMLGTGLFPVLEFLNFWSRKDTTAYLGFEAGAMPSLRTLRIRGSHWGGTVPVGTEHLLHLQEIKVHGVCNNKNTVETLKEVKDAFKQTLLMHPNRPSVEVHHL; encoded by the coding sequence ATGCTGGACATAAATGATTGTGAACTGATAAAGAGCATCCCTTCAGATATAGTTCATTTGCCCCGCCTGTCCTGTCTGGTTCTTCCAAATTGGACAGAGTTGCCTGAAGGTATCGAGAATATGAAATCACTGCACTCCCTGCGAGGGCTTGACATGAAATCGCTGAAGTGTTTTATGGGTCTCAGCGAGTTGTTCAATCTGAGGGAACTGCATATGTCAATAGATACTAGTTTGGAGTTGCCAAAAATTGATGCTTTGATCTGCTTCATTGAAAAGCTCTATAACCTTGAATATTTGTTCATCTCTGGCAATCCTGCTGAATGTGAGCATAGCCAGCAGCGCTCATCATCTAATCCTTTTGAACATATTGAGCGTCTTGAATTGCAATTTTGGCGGTTATGGAGAGTTCCAAAATGGTTGTGTGGTCTCCATTCCCTGCGCTTGCTTAAGCTGTATGTTGAAGAGACATCAACTCAGGATGTTCATCTGCTTGGAAAACTTCCCTCCCTCGTCCACCTCGAATTCAGAGCATGTGAAATCCCTGATGAAAGAGCTATGTTAGGCACGGGGCTATTCCCAGTTCTGGAGTTCCTAAATTTCTGGTCTAGGAAAGACACTACAGCATACCTGGGCTTCGAGGCAGGTGCTATGCCCAGTTTAAGAACACTCAGGATCCGTGGGTCCCACTGGGGCGGCACTGTACCAGTCGGCACGGAGCACTTGTTACACCTCCAGGAGATCAAAGTGCATGGGGTCTGCAATAATAAGAATACGGTGGAGACGTTGAAAGAGGTCAAGGACGCATTCAAGCAGACCTTGCTGATGCACCCGAACCGCCCTTCTGTTGAAGTTCATCATTTATAG
- the LOC119327892 gene encoding putative receptor-like protein kinase At4g00960 gives MTDGGQGSELAALEKVLLDETADPVNLPFSLLSSITGNFSEAQEIGRGGFGAVYRGVLPSGRSIAVKQLFERYEILDKNFETEVTCLAGVKHKNTVRFLGYCSETQQVLMPYDGKRVLADVRHRLLCFEYMPKGCLADYVSDASCRLQWTTRYQIIKGICEGVHYLHQQGIIHMDLKPQNVLLDDNMAPRIADFGLSHRLSGSQSRAITEHKLGTMGYMAPEFLISGEITFKTDIYSLGVIVMQILMGHKECSSVKEVVESWTDMFGISNSHTSLEQVKACAEIGIECTNYYPGNRPTTWFIIHRILGDAEISNWPVTSDVGASTEGQISIASKQADELKLMDGSAATPSKLPPSTLEVEQDDGKLSQERKRKASNISFSKLADELKLTGNSVASGKLMDNSITSSQLQPSALDVEKEDGKISFSKMADELKLVDDYVAPFQLQPSSLEVEQEDAKVSPQKKRRASTEEEGINRECGDRGDEHP, from the exons ATGACGGACGGCGGCCAAGGCAGCGAACTTGCTGCTCTGGAGAAAGTGTTGCTCGATGAAACTGCGGATCCAGTCAATCTACCTTTCTCGCTGCTCAGCTCCATCACAGGAAATTTCTCTGAAGCTCAGGAAATCGGCAGGGGCGGGTTCGGAGCCGTTTACAGG GGAGTGCTTCCAAGTGGTCGCTCTATCGCGGTGAAGCAGCTCTTCGAGAGGTACGAGATCCTGGACAAGAATTTCGAGACCGAGGTCACCTGTCTCGCGGGGGTCAAGCACAAGAATACCGTGAGATTTCTCGGGTACTGCTCTGAGACGCAGCAAGTACTGATGCCATATGATGGGAAGCGTGTCTTGGCAGATGTGCGGCATAGGCTGCTCTGCTTTGAGTACATGCCCAAAGGATGCCTTGCTGACTATGTCTCCG ATGCATCTTGTCGACTTCAGTGGACAACACGTTACCAAATAATTAAGGGGATCTGTGAGGGCGTACATTATCTTCACCAACAGGGTATTATTCACATGGACCTCAAACCTCAGAATGTATTATTGGATGATAACATGGCGCCCAGAATTGCGGATTTCGGTCTATCACATCGCTTAAGTGGAAGCCAGAGTCGGGCTATTACTGAGCACAAGCTTGGGACAAT GGGATATATGGCACCAGAATTCTTAATTAGTGGAGAAATCACCTTCAAGACTGACATATATAGTTTGGGCGTTATTGTAATGCAGATCCTTATGGGACATAAGGAGTGCTCCAGTGTTAAGGAG GTAGTTGAAAGCTGGACGGACATGTTTGGGATATCAAATAGTCACACATCATTGGAACAAGTAAAGGCATGTGCCGAGATAGGGATAGAATGTACGAACTATTACCCAGGGAACAGGCCGACTACATGGTTTATCATCCATAGAATACTAGGTGACGCGGAAATTTCAAATTGGCCTGTTACAAGTGATGTAGGTGCCTCAACAGAAGGGCAG ATAAGCATTGCCTCCAAGCAGGCGGATGAGTTGAAATTAATGGATGGTTCTGCTGCTACACCATCCAAACTGCCACCATCAACATTGGAGGTGGAGCAGGACGATGGCAAATTGAGccaggagaggaagaggaaggcatcaAAC ATAAGCTTCTCGAAGCTAGCGGATGAGCTGAAGTTGACGGGTAATTCTGTCGCTAGTGGCAAGCTGATGGATAATTCTATCACATCATCCCAACTGCAACCATCGGCACTGGACGTGGAGAAGGAGGATGGCAAG ATAAGCTTCTCCAAGATGGCGGATGAACTAAAGTTGGTGGATGATTATGTTGCACCATTCCAACTGCAACCATCATCGCTGGAGGTGGAGCAGGAGGATGCCAAAGTGAGCCCACAGAAGAAGAGGAGGGCATCAACAGAAGAGGAGGGCATCAACCGTGAGTGTGGCGACCGGGGTGATGAGCATCCTTAG
- the LOC119329596 gene encoding RING-H2 finger protein ATL39-like, translating into MGAPDTSWVFADLAVADSSRYSTRSRLLLTGLSFAIGILTILLYLAVSYACRRRRRRRQRGAGAGAGAEDQEAGMSYAAIMYEQADALAAPMDCAVCLGQVEAGEKLRRLPKCAHLFHADCVHAWLQAHSTCPMCRAAATGTIPAATAALPPGVVAVAGTPPALERMN; encoded by the coding sequence ATGGGCGCGCCGGACACATCATGGGTGTTCGCGGACCTCGCCGTCGCGGACAGCTCCAGGTACAGCACCCGCTCGCGGCTGCTGCTCACGGGGCTCTCCTTCGCCATCGGCATCCTCACCATCCTCCTCTACCTCGCCGTCTCctacgcctgccgccgccgccgccgccgtcgtcagcgCGGCGCTGGCGCGGGTGCTGGTGCGGAGGACCAGGAGGCCGGCATGAGCTACGCGGCCATCATGTACGAGCAGGCCGACGCGCTGGCCGCGCCCATGGACTGCGCGGTGTGCCTAGGGCAGGTGGAGGCCGGCGAGAAGCTGCGTCGACTCCCCAAGTGCGCGCATCTGTTCCACGCCGACTGCGTCCACGCCTGGCTGCAAGCGCACTCCACCTGCCCCATGTGCCGCGCCGCTGCCACCGGCACCATACCGGCCGCGACAGCGGCGCTGCCACCTGGCGTGGTTGCAGTTGCAGGCACGCCGCCTGCCTTGGAACGGATGAATTGA